A part of Neovison vison isolate M4711 chromosome 8, ASM_NN_V1, whole genome shotgun sequence genomic DNA contains:
- the TTC32 gene encoding tetratricopeptide repeat protein 32, producing the protein MDRQQGQQSHATLALAQAHFEKGDYAEAEALYSAFIRQYACAGSVGAAPGSKCSPEDLATAYNNRGQIKYFRVDFYEAMEDYTSAIQVQPTFEVPYYNRGLILYRLGYFDDALEDFKKVLDLNPGFQDAALSLKQTILDKEEKQRRNH; encoded by the exons ATGGATAGGCAGCAAGGGCAACAAAGCCACGCGACGTTGGCACTCGCCCAAGCTCACTTCGAGAAAGGCGACTACGCGGAGGCCGAGGCGCTGTACTCCGCTTTCATTCGCCAGTACGCCTGTGCGGGCTCCGTGGGAGCGGCGCCCGGCAG CAAATGCAGCCCTGAGGATTTGGCTACTGCCTACAACAACAGGGGGCAAATCAAATACTTCAGGGTTGATTTTTATGAAGCCATGGAGGACTACACATCGGCCATACAAGTCCAACCCACTTTCGAAGTTCCGTATTACAACAGAGGGTTGATACTGTATAGGCTGG GATACTTTGATGATGCTTTGGAAGATTTCAAGAAGGTATTAGACTTAAATCCTGGATTTCAAGATGCTGCTTTGAGCTTAAAACAGACTATtctagacaaagaagaaaaacaaagaagaaatcattga